In Streptomyces sp. NBC_00091, the following proteins share a genomic window:
- a CDS encoding MerR family transcriptional regulator translates to MSLTETRYTISEVEARTGLTQHTLRWYERIGLMPHVDRSHSGQRRFSEQDLGWLGFVGKLRATGMSVADMVRYAELVREGEHTVDERRELLERTRREVRARLAELTDALDVLDYKISMYAMNTNTVNTVNTAAGKAQL, encoded by the coding sequence ATGAGCCTGACGGAGACGCGGTACACGATCAGCGAGGTCGAGGCCCGGACCGGTCTGACCCAGCACACCCTGCGCTGGTACGAGCGGATCGGCTTGATGCCGCACGTGGACCGCTCCCACTCGGGACAGCGGCGGTTCAGCGAGCAGGACCTCGGCTGGCTGGGCTTCGTGGGCAAGCTCCGCGCCACCGGGATGTCGGTGGCGGACATGGTCCGCTACGCCGAACTCGTCCGCGAGGGCGAGCACACGGTCGACGAGCGCCGCGAGCTGCTGGAGCGGACCCGCCGCGAGGTGCGGGCGCGGCTCGCCGAGCTGACGGACGCGCTCGACGTACTGGACTACAAGATCAGCATGTATGCGATGAACACCAACACCGTGAACACGGTGAACACGGCCGCCGGGAAGGCACAGTTATGA
- a CDS encoding TetR/AcrR family transcriptional regulator, which yields MTDERPAPAAGLRERKKRRTRDALLRAALLLFISQGYERTTVDEITDAVEVSQRTFFRYFANKEEVAFAVQDLVESHFVAELRARPASEAPLEAMRGAVLAAWDTVEEAISEVVPIDLYMRGYQLIESTPALLAVHLRRSTELEEEIARLIAAREGLDLDTDPRPRVAVAAFSGVMRVTGRLWGQGEDTSVAAIRRMTEAYLDQIGPALAADWRRNGA from the coding sequence ATGACCGACGAGCGGCCCGCCCCGGCGGCCGGACTGCGCGAGCGCAAGAAGCGGCGCACCCGGGACGCGCTGTTGCGGGCGGCCCTGCTCCTGTTCATCTCCCAGGGGTACGAGCGGACCACGGTCGACGAGATCACCGACGCCGTGGAGGTCTCCCAGCGCACCTTCTTCCGGTACTTCGCCAACAAGGAAGAGGTCGCCTTCGCCGTCCAGGACCTGGTCGAGTCCCACTTCGTCGCCGAGCTGCGGGCCCGGCCGGCCTCCGAGGCCCCGCTGGAGGCCATGCGGGGCGCGGTGCTCGCCGCCTGGGACACCGTCGAGGAGGCCATCTCCGAGGTGGTCCCCATCGACCTCTACATGCGGGGCTACCAGCTGATCGAATCCACCCCGGCCCTGCTCGCCGTCCACCTGCGGCGCTCCACCGAGCTGGAGGAGGAGATCGCCCGGCTGATCGCCGCCCGCGAGGGGCTCGACCTGGACACCGATCCGCGGCCCCGGGTGGCCGTCGCCGCGTTCTCCGGCGTCATGCGGGTCACCGGCCGGCTCTGGGGCCAGGGCGAGGACACCAGCGTGGCCGCGATCCGGCGGATGACCGAGGCCTACCTCGACCAGATCGGTCCGGCCCTGGCAGCGGACTGGCGCCGCAACGGAGCGTGA
- a CDS encoding pirin family protein: MIDVRRAADRYAGGDPDAGITTRHAFSFGSFYDPDNIRFGPVLACNEESLAPGAGFDEHPHSHTEIVTWVVEGELTHQDSAGGHTGVVRPGDVQRLGAGDGARHVERNDAAVPLRFVQMWLAPLTAGGEPAYEVVRDLADGTPYEVPAAGAVLHVRRPGAGERVPVPAAERVYLHVVRGDLRLDGQELGPGDSARITAEKGLEVVAGSPGELLIWELPA, from the coding sequence ATGATCGATGTACGCCGCGCCGCCGACCGGTACGCGGGAGGGGACCCGGACGCCGGGATCACCACCCGTCACGCCTTCTCCTTCGGGTCCTTCTACGACCCGGACAACATCCGTTTCGGCCCGGTGCTGGCCTGCAACGAGGAGAGCCTCGCCCCCGGCGCCGGCTTCGACGAGCACCCGCACAGCCACACCGAGATCGTCACCTGGGTGGTGGAGGGCGAGCTCACCCACCAGGACAGCGCCGGCGGGCACACCGGCGTGGTCCGGCCCGGGGACGTCCAGCGGCTCGGCGCCGGGGACGGGGCGCGGCACGTGGAGCGCAACGACGCCGCGGTCCCGCTGAGGTTCGTCCAGATGTGGCTCGCGCCGCTGACGGCGGGCGGGGAGCCCGCGTACGAGGTCGTACGGGACCTCGCGGACGGTACCCCGTACGAGGTCCCGGCGGCAGGCGCCGTGCTCCACGTCCGGCGGCCGGGCGCGGGCGAGCGGGTCCCCGTACCGGCGGCGGAACGGGTCTACCTGCACGTGGTGCGCGGGGACCTGCGGCTCGACGGACAGGAGCTGGGCCCCGGGGACTCGGCGCGGATCACCGCCGAGAAGGGCCTGGAGGTCGTCGCCGGGTCCCCGGGGGAGCTGCTGATCTGGGAGCTGCCGGCCTAG
- a CDS encoding DUF4429 domain-containing protein, translated as MGDVLAGNHAVWEFDSDSVLIRFARGMRTPRLWHVLGERRIPLEALSGVSVNAAAGAMGRRDTVVLRAAPRPGADPLMEAAAGQLKEACDPYRLVLPGDRAPQAVAFADALRERLGPGAAEPADRFLVAVPGPPLQLKAYDARVGFDGSAVGFHWSRTGASSAKWRAGDQHFALAGLSGVEWVSPDRPGGGHLRLLPRDHAGDPAPPDHDLAAAVFGVGYGAVHESLPFAAAVLAALRERAPVGAVPGPRPSGDRLQHLSELHSTGLLTDAEYAALRDRFAAGA; from the coding sequence ATGGGTGACGTACTGGCCGGAAATCATGCCGTCTGGGAGTTCGACTCGGACTCGGTGCTCATCCGCTTCGCACGGGGGATGCGAACTCCACGGCTCTGGCACGTGCTGGGCGAGCGCCGGATCCCCCTGGAAGCGTTGTCCGGGGTGAGTGTGAACGCCGCCGCCGGGGCCATGGGCCGGCGGGACACGGTGGTGCTGCGTGCCGCGCCGAGACCGGGCGCCGATCCGCTGATGGAGGCTGCCGCCGGGCAGCTGAAGGAGGCCTGCGATCCGTACCGGCTGGTGCTGCCGGGCGACCGGGCACCGCAGGCCGTGGCCTTCGCCGACGCGCTGCGCGAGCGGCTGGGGCCCGGCGCCGCCGAACCCGCCGACCGCTTCCTCGTCGCGGTGCCGGGGCCGCCGCTCCAGCTGAAGGCGTACGACGCCCGGGTGGGCTTCGACGGCTCGGCGGTCGGCTTCCACTGGTCGCGTACGGGTGCCAGCAGCGCCAAGTGGCGGGCGGGCGACCAGCACTTCGCGCTGGCCGGGCTGTCCGGCGTCGAGTGGGTCTCGCCGGACCGCCCGGGCGGCGGGCACCTGCGGCTGCTGCCGCGGGACCACGCCGGGGACCCCGCCCCGCCGGACCACGACCTGGCGGCCGCGGTGTTCGGGGTGGGGTACGGGGCGGTGCACGAGTCCCTGCCGTTCGCCGCCGCCGTGCTCGCCGCGCTGCGGGAGCGGGCGCCGGTGGGGGCCGTACCGGGGCCCCGGCCGTCCGGTGACCGGCTCCAGCACCTCAGCGAGCTGCACAGCACCGGACTGCTGACCGACGCCGAGTACGCCGCCCTGCGCGACCGCTTCGCCGCGGGGGCGTAG
- a CDS encoding aldo/keto reductase: protein MTERNTTIERAELGKGGPLVGVQGLGCMGMSEFYGETDETAARETLDAALAAGVTLFDTADVYGRGANEEFLAPFVAAHRDEITLATKFAIERNDDPLYRGIRNDRAYIRQAVEDSLRRLGVDVIDLYYMHRHDPAVPFAESVGAMAELVREGKVRHLGLSEVTGPELREAHAVHPIAALQSEWSLFSRDVERSAVGAAAELGVAFVPYSPLGRGFLTGAFADAAAELSADDFRQHQPRFTGENAKANAALLAPVREIAAAHGATAAQVALAWVQQRAAVHGLTVIPIPGTRKPSRLAENTAATRITLTAAELALLEPLAARVAGPRYPDMAFTSDSREA, encoded by the coding sequence ATGACGGAGCGCAACACCACCATCGAGCGGGCCGAACTGGGCAAGGGCGGACCGCTCGTCGGAGTCCAGGGCCTCGGCTGCATGGGCATGAGCGAGTTCTACGGGGAGACCGACGAGACCGCGGCCCGCGAGACCCTGGACGCGGCGCTGGCCGCCGGGGTCACCCTCTTCGACACGGCGGACGTCTACGGGCGCGGCGCGAACGAGGAGTTCCTGGCGCCCTTCGTGGCCGCCCACCGGGACGAGATCACCCTGGCCACGAAGTTCGCCATCGAGCGCAACGACGACCCGCTCTACCGGGGGATCCGCAACGACCGCGCGTACATCCGCCAGGCCGTCGAGGACAGCCTGCGCCGGCTCGGCGTGGACGTGATCGACCTGTACTACATGCACCGCCACGACCCGGCCGTGCCGTTCGCGGAGTCGGTGGGCGCCATGGCCGAGCTGGTGCGGGAGGGGAAGGTGCGCCACCTGGGGCTCAGCGAGGTCACCGGGCCCGAGCTGCGCGAGGCGCACGCGGTGCACCCCATCGCGGCGCTCCAGTCGGAGTGGTCGCTGTTCAGCCGGGACGTGGAGCGCAGCGCGGTGGGCGCGGCGGCGGAGCTGGGCGTGGCCTTCGTGCCGTACTCCCCGCTCGGGCGGGGCTTCCTGACGGGTGCCTTCGCGGACGCCGCGGCGGAGCTGTCGGCCGACGACTTCCGCCAGCACCAGCCCCGGTTCACCGGCGAGAACGCCAAGGCCAACGCGGCCCTGCTGGCCCCGGTCCGGGAGATCGCGGCCGCGCACGGGGCCACGGCGGCGCAGGTCGCGCTGGCCTGGGTGCAGCAGCGCGCGGCGGTGCACGGCCTGACGGTGATCCCGATCCCCGGCACCCGCAAGCCGAGCCGCCTCGCGGAGAACACCGCCGCGACCCGGATCACCCTGACCGCGGCGGAACTGGCCCTCCTGGAGCCGCTCGCCGCCCGGGTCGCGGGCCCCCGCTACCCGGACATGGCCTTCACCTCGGACTCCCGCGAGGCGTGA
- a CDS encoding serine hydrolase, whose product MESLRAIETWPVPAAAAAVVRADGSLAGSHGDTARRFPLASVTKPLAAYAVLVAYEEGALELDEPAGPEGSTVRHLLAHTSGLAFDEHRASAPPGQRRLYSNAGFEVLGDHLAKTTGIPFAEYLHQAVFEPLGMTSSSLEGSPAKDGVSTVADLARFAAELQAPRLLDVRTVAEATSVVHPGLKGVLPGYGHQSPNDWGLGMEIRDGKSPHWTGLTSSPRTFGHFGQSGTFLWVDPDVRAACVALTDRAFGPWAVEAWTPFTDAVLAELRAGRA is encoded by the coding sequence ATGGAGAGCCTGCGGGCCATCGAGACCTGGCCGGTACCGGCCGCCGCGGCCGCCGTCGTGCGCGCCGACGGGAGCCTCGCCGGCTCCCACGGGGACACGGCCCGCCGCTTCCCGCTGGCCTCGGTCACCAAGCCGCTCGCCGCGTACGCCGTCCTCGTCGCGTACGAGGAGGGGGCGCTCGAACTGGACGAGCCGGCCGGGCCCGAGGGTTCGACGGTCCGTCACCTGCTCGCGCACACCAGCGGCCTGGCCTTCGACGAGCACCGCGCGAGCGCCCCGCCCGGGCAGCGCCGGCTGTACTCCAACGCCGGCTTCGAGGTGCTCGGCGACCACCTCGCCAAGACCACCGGGATCCCCTTCGCCGAGTACCTGCACCAGGCCGTCTTCGAGCCGCTGGGCATGACCTCCTCCAGCCTGGAGGGCTCCCCCGCCAAGGACGGCGTCTCCACCGTCGCCGACCTCGCGCGCTTCGCCGCCGAACTCCAGGCGCCCCGGCTGCTCGACGTCCGCACGGTCGCCGAGGCCACCTCCGTGGTCCACCCCGGCCTCAAGGGCGTCCTGCCGGGCTACGGCCACCAGTCCCCCAACGACTGGGGCCTCGGCATGGAGATCCGGGACGGCAAGTCCCCGCACTGGACGGGCCTGACGTCCTCCCCGCGCACCTTCGGCCACTTCGGCCAGTCCGGCACCTTCCTGTGGGTGGACCCGGACGTCCGCGCCGCCTGCGTGGCGCTGACCGACCGCGCCTTCGGGCCCTGGGCGGTGGAGGCCTGGACCCCCTTCACCGACGCGGTCCTCGCGGAACTGCGCGCGGGCCGGGCCTAG
- a CDS encoding alpha/beta hydrolase, whose product MLATTGWTAVHRPDAGVQARAAELTLWAAARIDGRAVPPADAPVRTVARFFADLDGHQRARLADGYPLVVGNLDGAPAETRYRANRNALAQTARVEEARSRDVALAPADRTNAVKRAHRFESLAAPGRQMLVFDPTGAGLVAEVFGDLDAARRVSVIVPGVDTDAITFERTQRRLTAPAGMGQSLYEAERATAPASRTAVIAWAGYTAPTGVGVDAATGRLAVQGAGRLESLAAALPGDASVALFCHSYGSVLCGVAAHRLPDRVTDLVVAGSPGMRAGNAADLHTSARVWAMRDEGDWIADVPHLEVGGVGHGADPVSPGFGARLLSSQGAGSHTGYFEPGTASLDNFAKIGTGAFGSVACANGSDACRLGFSGTDGG is encoded by the coding sequence ATGCTGGCGACCACGGGCTGGACCGCCGTGCACCGCCCCGACGCGGGGGTCCAGGCGCGCGCCGCCGAGCTCACCCTGTGGGCCGCGGCCCGGATCGACGGCCGGGCCGTACCGCCCGCCGACGCCCCCGTACGGACGGTCGCCCGCTTCTTCGCCGACCTCGACGGCCACCAGCGGGCCCGGCTCGCCGACGGTTACCCGCTCGTGGTCGGCAACCTCGACGGGGCCCCCGCCGAGACCCGCTACCGGGCCAACCGCAACGCGCTGGCGCAGACCGCGCGGGTGGAGGAGGCCCGGAGCCGGGACGTCGCGCTGGCCCCCGCCGACCGCACCAACGCCGTCAAGCGCGCCCACCGCTTCGAGTCCCTCGCCGCGCCCGGCCGGCAGATGCTCGTCTTCGACCCCACCGGCGCCGGCCTCGTGGCCGAGGTCTTCGGCGACCTCGACGCGGCCCGCCGGGTCTCGGTGATCGTCCCCGGCGTGGACACCGACGCGATCACCTTCGAGCGCACCCAGCGCCGCCTCACCGCCCCCGCCGGCATGGGGCAGTCCCTGTACGAGGCCGAGCGCGCGACCGCGCCGGCGAGCCGGACCGCCGTCATCGCCTGGGCCGGCTACACCGCCCCCACCGGGGTCGGCGTGGACGCCGCCACCGGCAGGCTCGCCGTCCAGGGCGCCGGACGACTGGAGTCCCTCGCCGCGGCCCTACCCGGGGACGCGAGCGTGGCCCTGTTCTGCCACAGCTACGGATCGGTGCTGTGCGGGGTCGCCGCGCACCGGCTGCCGGACCGGGTGACCGACCTGGTGGTGGCGGGCAGCCCCGGCATGCGCGCCGGGAACGCCGCCGACCTGCACACGTCCGCGCGGGTCTGGGCGATGCGCGACGAGGGCGACTGGATCGCCGACGTACCGCACCTGGAGGTCGGCGGGGTGGGCCACGGCGCGGATCCGGTGTCCCCGGGCTTCGGCGCGCGGCTGCTGTCCTCGCAGGGGGCCGGGAGCCACACCGGATATTTCGAGCCAGGGACGGCCTCGTTGGACAACTTCGCCAAGATCGGAACCGGCGCCTTCGGTTCCGTCGCTTGCGCGAACGGGAGCGACGCCTGCCGGCTCGGATTTTCCGGCACGGACGGTGGCTGA